Proteins encoded in a region of the Sphingopyxis sp. OAS728 genome:
- a CDS encoding (2Fe-2S)-binding protein, protein MTRFSVNDRPVEYRMEPETPLLWALRDASNLTGTKYGCGTGECGACTVDIDGEAIRSCMVTIAECEGRFVTTIEGLARDRSHPVQQAWVAEQVPQCGFCQSGMIMAAAALLRSNSNPSDAEIDAAMTNICRCGTYPRIRTAIRLAGRVIRGEERIAAAPPPGIRPQDAVEAVPALRLPPGT, encoded by the coding sequence ATGACGCGATTCTCGGTCAACGACCGCCCGGTCGAATATCGCATGGAACCCGAAACGCCCCTGCTCTGGGCGCTGCGCGACGCGTCGAACCTGACGGGCACCAAATATGGCTGCGGCACCGGCGAGTGCGGCGCGTGCACGGTCGACATCGACGGCGAGGCGATTCGTAGCTGCATGGTCACGATTGCCGAATGCGAAGGCCGCTTCGTCACGACGATCGAAGGACTCGCGCGCGACCGCAGCCATCCGGTGCAGCAGGCGTGGGTCGCCGAACAGGTGCCGCAATGCGGTTTCTGCCAATCGGGGATGATCATGGCGGCCGCGGCCCTGCTCCGGTCGAACAGCAATCCGAGCGATGCCGAGATCGACGCGGCGATGACCAATATCTGCCGCTGCGGCACCTATCCACGCATCCGCACCGCGATCCGCCTCGCGGGCCGTGTGATCCGCGGCGAGGAACGAATCGCCGCTGCGCCGCCGCCCGGTATCCGCCCCCAGGACGCGGTGGAGGCCGTCCCGGCGCTCCGCCTGCCGCCGGGCACCTGA